The following proteins come from a genomic window of Pseudomonas sp. WJP1:
- a CDS encoding sugar phosphate isomerase/epimerase: MREFLVFQSLWAMQDHRGQCDLSLEAQLDKIAAAGFDGITDHFWVAPQAARLSAAAKAQGLQIEGQLFPRTVDDLAAALDVVSRYGCHHLTLQADVRPRTLAQAIELIEGWQRLAEQVDFPILLETHRYRLTSDLLFTLDILAQMPDLKLLADLSHYVVGRELPESATAEDEEQIHAILRHSWGFHGRVANGEQVQVPLSFAQHRPWLERFLGWWRYGIEDWLARPDTPASLSFTCELGPPPYAITGADGHDITDRWAEALMLKELMRGIWNDCQVRSATLKV, from the coding sequence ATGCGCGAATTCCTGGTGTTTCAGTCCTTGTGGGCCATGCAAGATCACCGTGGCCAATGCGACCTTTCCCTTGAAGCGCAACTGGATAAAATCGCCGCCGCCGGTTTCGACGGGATCACCGATCATTTCTGGGTGGCACCACAGGCGGCACGCCTGAGCGCCGCGGCCAAGGCGCAAGGCCTGCAAATCGAAGGTCAACTGTTCCCCCGGACCGTGGATGATCTGGCGGCCGCGCTCGATGTCGTCTCCCGCTACGGCTGCCACCACCTCACGCTACAGGCAGACGTCCGGCCGCGCACGCTGGCGCAAGCCATCGAGCTGATCGAAGGCTGGCAGCGCCTGGCCGAGCAGGTGGACTTTCCAATCCTGCTGGAGACTCACCGATATCGCCTCACCAGCGACCTGTTGTTCACCCTCGACATTCTCGCGCAAATGCCCGACCTCAAGCTGTTGGCCGACTTGTCCCACTATGTCGTGGGCCGGGAATTGCCTGAGTCGGCTACCGCTGAAGACGAGGAACAGATCCATGCCATCCTGCGCCACAGTTGGGGTTTTCACGGCCGGGTCGCCAACGGCGAGCAGGTCCAGGTGCCCTTGAGCTTCGCCCAGCATCGACCCTGGCTGGAACGGTTCCTGGGCTGGTGGCGCTACGGAATCGAGGATTGGCTGGCCCGACCAGACACGCCCGCCAGCCTGTCTTTCACCTGCGAGCTCGGCCCGCCGCCTTATGCGATCACGGGTGCAGATGGGCATGACATCACGGATCGCTGGGCGGAGGCATTGATGTTGAAGGAGCTGATGCGTGGGATCTGGAACGATTGCCAAGTGAGATCGGCTACATTGAAAGTCTGA
- a CDS encoding fatty acid desaturase family protein: MPEQHAASGKSAKPAPRDYRLTGPEAAKAAQKGLVSANWYQSPIPRKRMKELMQRRDGPALRDTAIWLLAMVATGFGGYWFWGSWACVPFFFVYGLLYGTASNARWHEAGHGTAFKTRWMNDAVYQLSSFMFMFEPQVWRWSHARHHTDTIIVGRDPEIVEPRPPSLVMMVLSLFRMPYAIKTMWSVCRHATGRMAGEEQTFIPESEWPKVQRDARVWLVIYGLVVGAALYLQSWLPLMFIGLPTLYGGWLSYLFGLTQHVGLAEDVLDHRSNCRTIYMNPVLRFMYLDMNYHLEHHMYPMVPFHALAQLHEEIRHDCPPPYANLYEAFREIIPTILKQRKDPNYHIRRPLPPRAEPAATVQAPAETTPA, translated from the coding sequence ATGCCTGAACAACACGCAGCATCTGGAAAATCCGCTAAACCCGCGCCTCGGGATTATCGGTTGACGGGGCCCGAAGCGGCCAAAGCCGCGCAAAAAGGCCTGGTCTCGGCCAACTGGTATCAATCCCCCATTCCCCGTAAACGCATGAAGGAGTTAATGCAGCGCCGCGACGGCCCGGCTTTGCGCGATACCGCGATCTGGTTGCTGGCGATGGTCGCGACCGGGTTCGGCGGTTATTGGTTCTGGGGTTCATGGGCCTGTGTTCCGTTCTTCTTCGTCTATGGCCTGCTCTACGGCACCGCGTCCAATGCCCGTTGGCACGAAGCCGGTCACGGGACGGCGTTCAAAACCCGCTGGATGAATGATGCGGTCTACCAGCTGTCGAGCTTCATGTTCATGTTCGAACCCCAGGTCTGGCGCTGGAGCCACGCTCGTCACCACACCGACACCATCATCGTCGGTCGCGACCCCGAGATTGTCGAGCCGCGTCCGCCGAGCCTGGTCATGATGGTGCTGAGCCTCTTCAGGATGCCTTATGCAATCAAGACGATGTGGTCGGTGTGCCGGCATGCGACCGGGCGAATGGCTGGGGAAGAGCAGACCTTCATCCCTGAGTCCGAGTGGCCCAAGGTGCAAAGGGACGCGCGCGTCTGGCTGGTGATCTATGGGCTTGTCGTGGGCGCGGCGCTGTACTTGCAGAGCTGGTTGCCGCTGATGTTCATCGGCCTTCCAACCTTGTATGGCGGCTGGCTCTCCTACCTGTTCGGTCTTACGCAGCATGTCGGACTGGCCGAAGACGTGCTCGATCACCGCAGCAACTGCCGAACGATCTATATGAACCCGGTACTGCGTTTCATGTACCTCGACATGAACTATCACCTGGAACACCACATGTATCCGATGGTGCCTTTTCATGCACTGGCGCAGCTTCACGAAGAAATTCGCCACGATTGCCCGCCACCTTACGCCAACCTGTACGAGGCCTTCCGGGAGATCATCCCGACGATCTTGAAGCAGCGAAAAGACCCGAACTATCACATCCGCCGGCCTTTACCACCGCGTGCAGAACCTGCCGCAACCGTCCAGGCACCCGCTGAAACAACGCCGGCCTGA
- a CDS encoding MocE family 2Fe-2S type ferredoxin, which yields MTDQWIDVCAVGEINEEDVIRFDHGPHTYAVYRSADDEFFATAGLCTHESIHLADGLVMEHVIECPKHNGRFDYRTGKALGAPVCVNLKTYPVRVEAGRVLLAITV from the coding sequence ATGACCGATCAATGGATCGATGTCTGTGCCGTGGGCGAAATAAATGAAGAGGACGTCATTCGTTTCGACCATGGCCCGCACACCTATGCCGTCTACCGCTCTGCAGACGACGAGTTTTTCGCCACCGCAGGCCTTTGCACCCACGAGTCCATCCACCTCGCAGACGGCCTGGTGATGGAGCATGTCATCGAGTGCCCCAAGCACAACGGACGCTTCGACTACCGCACTGGCAAAGCCCTGGGCGCGCCGGTGTGCGTCAACCTCAAGACCTATCCGGTGCGGGTCGAGGCGGGGCGTGTCCTGCTCGCAATCACCGTTTAA
- a CDS encoding NAD(P)/FAD-dependent oxidoreductase produces MSSINAPLVIVGAGHAGGRAALTLRAEGYRGRLILIGDESHPPYERPPLSKGLLQGTVELATCTLCDSAQLAELDIEHLSGNPVKNLDPPQHRLQLADGSWLHYARLLLATGGRARLLPSVPGHLPNVLYLRTHDEAVALRDSLQPGARLVVIGGGFIGLEVAATARALGCTVTLLEAGPRLAGRVLPERLSNVLLELHRRQGVDVRLNVAIETVQGAIRAEAVQLADGQLLPCDLVVVGIGMQPNTGLAVAAGLQVGQGIRVDAQLRTSAPDIFAAGDVCEFPLHPQGGFQRQETWRNAETQGRYAALNLLGGELPFEVIPGFWSDQYDWGLQTVGTIANTEPTVSRASPGGGFLLFYLDAEQHLLGACGWGQGNSVAKDIKLCERLIASQNVLSVVALADADVSLKQLLRN; encoded by the coding sequence ATGAGTTCCATCAATGCTCCACTGGTTATCGTCGGCGCCGGGCACGCGGGTGGCCGCGCGGCGCTGACCCTGCGGGCGGAAGGTTATCGCGGTCGCCTGATCCTGATCGGCGACGAATCCCACCCTCCCTATGAACGTCCGCCGCTGTCCAAAGGGTTGTTGCAGGGCACGGTTGAACTGGCGACTTGCACTTTGTGCGATAGCGCCCAACTCGCCGAACTGGACATCGAGCACCTGTCCGGCAACCCGGTGAAAAACCTCGACCCGCCGCAGCATCGATTGCAGTTGGCCGACGGCAGTTGGTTGCATTACGCCCGCCTGTTGCTCGCGACCGGGGGCAGGGCGCGGCTGCTGCCCTCCGTGCCCGGGCATCTGCCCAACGTACTTTATCTGCGAACCCATGACGAGGCGGTCGCACTGCGCGATTCGCTGCAACCTGGCGCCCGATTGGTGGTCATCGGCGGTGGCTTTATCGGCCTCGAGGTCGCCGCGACGGCCCGTGCCCTGGGTTGCACGGTGACCTTGCTCGAAGCCGGGCCGCGCCTGGCAGGTCGCGTCCTGCCGGAGCGATTGTCCAATGTCCTGCTGGAACTGCATCGCCGTCAGGGCGTGGATGTCCGGCTGAACGTGGCGATTGAAACGGTGCAGGGCGCAATCCGCGCTGAAGCGGTGCAGCTGGCCGACGGCCAGTTGTTGCCCTGCGACCTGGTCGTGGTGGGCATCGGCATGCAACCCAACACCGGGTTGGCCGTGGCCGCCGGGTTGCAAGTGGGTCAGGGCATTCGCGTCGATGCGCAGCTGCGCACCAGTGCGCCGGACATTTTTGCAGCAGGTGATGTCTGTGAATTTCCTCTGCACCCGCAAGGGGGTTTCCAGCGTCAGGAAACCTGGCGCAACGCCGAAACCCAGGGCCGTTACGCCGCGTTGAACCTGTTGGGGGGCGAGCTGCCCTTCGAGGTCATTCCCGGCTTTTGGTCCGATCAGTACGACTGGGGGCTGCAAACCGTAGGCACCATCGCCAACACTGAACCAACGGTAAGCCGGGCATCCCCGGGCGGTGGTTTCCTGTTGTTCTACCTCGATGCCGAACAACACCTGCTAGGGGCTTGCGGCTGGGGCCAGGGCAATAGCGTGGCCAAGGACATCAAATTGTGCGAACGGCTGATCGCCAGCCAAAACGTGCTCTCGGTGGTCGCTTTAGCCGATGCCGATGTATCGCTCAAGCAATTGTTGAGGAACTGA